The following proteins are co-located in the Acidimicrobiales bacterium genome:
- the ettA gene encoding energy-dependent translational throttle protein EttA produces MSEFIFTMRNVNRFYPPDREVLRDVTLAFYPGAKIGVIGHNGSGKSSLLRIMAGIDDGYTGEARLTPGFTVGYLEQEPQLDTSKDVLGNVMDGVAAVKGLIDRYNEVMAEWADPDADYEKIGEEQHELEAKIEAADAWNIDRKVEIAMDALRVPPSDADVTTLSGGEKRRVALCRLLLSHPDLLLLDEPTNHLDAESVGWLERFLKDYSGCVIAVTHDRYFLDNVAGWILEVDHGKTFPYEGNYSGWLEQKRKRLELKEKQESAMQRTLAQELDWVRMNPKGRQAKNKARLQAYDELVAKSKEMKDQQSKLEMVIPANRRLGDVVIVADNISKGFEDKLLIEDLSFNLPPAGIVGVIGPNGAGKTTLFRMITGSEQPDSGSITVGQTVDLAYVDQSRDALEPDATVYDEITGGHDTIVLGTREMHSRSYVASFNFKGPDQQKRVGDLSGGERNRVHLAKVLKSGGNVLLLDEPTNDLDVDTLRALEEALLAYPGCAIVTSHDRWFLDRIATHVLAFEGDSQVRWFEGNFSQYEEFRKRELGIDVDQPMRIKYKPLKH; encoded by the coding sequence GTGAGCGAATTCATCTTCACGATGCGCAACGTGAATCGCTTCTACCCGCCCGATCGCGAGGTACTGCGTGACGTGACGCTGGCGTTCTACCCCGGCGCCAAGATCGGCGTAATCGGCCACAACGGCTCCGGTAAGTCGTCGCTGCTTCGCATCATGGCCGGCATCGACGACGGCTACACAGGCGAGGCCAGGCTGACGCCCGGCTTCACTGTCGGCTATCTCGAGCAGGAACCCCAGCTCGACACCTCCAAGGACGTTCTGGGCAACGTCATGGACGGTGTTGCGGCCGTCAAGGGCCTCATCGATCGCTACAACGAGGTCATGGCCGAGTGGGCCGACCCCGACGCCGACTACGAGAAGATCGGCGAAGAGCAGCACGAGCTCGAAGCCAAGATCGAAGCGGCCGACGCCTGGAACATCGACCGCAAGGTCGAGATCGCCATGGACGCACTCCGTGTTCCGCCGAGCGACGCCGACGTCACCACCCTTTCGGGCGGCGAGAAGCGCCGGGTCGCCCTGTGCCGGCTGCTGCTGTCACACCCCGATCTGCTGTTGCTCGACGAGCCCACCAACCACCTCGACGCCGAGTCGGTCGGCTGGCTCGAGCGCTTTCTTAAGGACTACAGCGGGTGTGTCATCGCGGTCACCCACGACCGCTACTTCCTCGACAACGTCGCTGGCTGGATCCTCGAGGTCGATCACGGCAAGACCTTCCCGTACGAGGGCAACTATTCGGGCTGGCTCGAACAAAAGCGCAAGCGCCTCGAGCTGAAGGAAAAGCAAGAGTCGGCCATGCAGCGCACTCTGGCCCAAGAGCTCGACTGGGTGCGGATGAACCCCAAGGGGCGCCAGGCCAAGAACAAGGCCCGCCTGCAGGCCTACGACGAGCTGGTTGCCAAGTCCAAGGAGATGAAGGACCAGCAGTCGAAGCTCGAGATGGTCATCCCTGCCAACCGGCGTCTGGGCGATGTGGTCATCGTGGCCGACAACATCTCCAAGGGCTTCGAAGACAAGCTGCTGATCGAGGACCTCTCGTTCAACCTGCCCCCGGCAGGCATCGTCGGCGTCATCGGCCCCAACGGCGCGGGCAAGACCACGCTGTTTCGCATGATCACGGGCTCCGAACAGCCCGATTCGGGTTCGATAACGGTTGGCCAGACGGTCGACTTGGCCTATGTCGATCAGTCTCGTGACGCACTCGAGCCCGACGCCACCGTCTACGACGAAATCACCGGCGGCCACGACACCATCGTGCTCGGCACCCGCGAGATGCACAGCCGCTCCTATGTCGCCTCGTTCAACTTCAAGGGCCCCGATCAACAAAAGCGGGTGGGCGACCTGTCGGGCGGCGAGCGCAACCGTGTTCACCTGGCCAAGGTGTTGAAGAGCGGTGGAAACGTCCTGCTGCTCGACGAGCCCACCAACGACCTCGACGTCGACACCCTGCGAGCCCTCGAAGAGGCCCTGCTTGCCTACCCGGGCTGCGCCATCGTGACCAGCCACGACCGCTGGTTCCTCGACCGCATCGCCACCCACGTGCTGGCGTTCGAGGGCGACTCGCAGGTGCGATGGTTCGAGGGCAACTTCAGCCAGTACGAAGAGTTCCGCAAGCGCGAGCTCGGCATCGACGTCGACCAGCCCATGCGGATCAAGTACAAGCCGCTCAAGCACTAA
- a CDS encoding amino acid ABC transporter ATP-binding protein yields MTQPLSAQPELRPDMIVCEGVDKWYGDFQALKGVSATIAEQEVVVVLGPSGSGKSTWIRCINRLEAHQGGRIVVDGVELTNDLRNIEKIRSEVGMVFQQFNLFPHLTVLDNITLAPRWVRKQPRGEAERKAMELLERVGIPEQAAKFPGQLSGGQQQRVAIARALAMEPRVMLFDEPTSALDPEMIKEVLDVMKELARSGMTMIVVTHEMGFAREVADRIIFMESGEVVEVGTPEHFFTNPTEDRTKLFLSQIL; encoded by the coding sequence ATGACGCAACCACTGAGTGCACAACCAGAGCTCAGGCCCGACATGATCGTCTGTGAAGGCGTCGACAAGTGGTACGGCGATTTCCAGGCGCTGAAAGGCGTGTCGGCGACCATCGCCGAGCAGGAGGTCGTGGTGGTGCTGGGCCCGTCGGGCTCTGGCAAGTCGACATGGATTCGCTGCATCAACCGCCTCGAGGCGCATCAGGGCGGCCGCATCGTCGTCGATGGTGTCGAACTGACCAACGACCTGCGAAACATCGAGAAGATCCGCTCCGAAGTGGGCATGGTCTTTCAGCAGTTCAACCTGTTCCCTCACCTGACGGTGCTCGACAACATCACGCTGGCCCCGCGGTGGGTTCGCAAGCAGCCCAGGGGCGAGGCCGAGCGCAAGGCGATGGAGCTGCTGGAGAGGGTGGGTATCCCCGAGCAGGCGGCCAAGTTCCCGGGCCAGCTCTCGGGTGGCCAGCAGCAGCGTGTGGCGATTGCCCGGGCCCTGGCCATGGAGCCTCGCGTCATGCTGTTCGACGAGCCGACGTCAGCCCTCGACCCCGAGATGATCAAAGAGGTGCTCGACGTCATGAAGGAACTTGCTCGCTCGGGTATGACGATGATCGTCGTGACCCACGAGATGGGTTTCGCCCGTGAGGTCGCGGATCGCATCATCTTCATGGAGAGTGGCGAGGTGGTCGAGGTCGGCACACCCGAGCACTTCTTCACCAACCCGACCGAGGATCGCACCAAGCTGTTCTTGTCGCAGATCCTTTGA
- a CDS encoding amino acid ABC transporter permease produces MSDSGSYIDASRDLAFMGANKPGDEAFEPGDEVDIHNLPPEQPSLSPQEWLKKNLFSSWGNSLITILFLPLVLPVGWLISWVPYLGSIYPDRGLLGVLLDFVFSEERDWNAVRTNLRLLFTQAYPDSDFIRVWIVVGLAVVLAGLSAGLWQNWGGVSLKRISIWLMSTGSIVVLGVVSREPSVVTDADGGRTIDEATGEFVRESFADAMADRVVWWIIGLVLVGAGLGLWYGLGDKKRRSTFVPVTAVVFGLLGAIVASTWVVRYGHYAFADGEFIAEPGRTVARSTKLPWTVMWVLLVASYFVGKYIRHSPLVSATKGIVNLLWLLTPFIGFWVVLRSPVIDWGRVASVDAPMFLAFAVAGAVVLFGLSATGIGEVGRLAAIALLVVALGTWAVGGLGWFSMLQKARISFLVLALFALAASAFSGDQTQRRKFVAAWVLAMFLVHFFATVINSPSAIKTPTGQFLGGFSITVFVAVMTVMFSFPLGVLLALARTSSMPIFRVLATAYIETIRGVPLITILIFFSIMLNLFLPGGMSISELAAVTVGYTMFSAAYLAENVRGGLQAIRRGQYEASDALGLTTVQRTGFIVLPQALRVSIPPLVGQVIATFKETSLLYIIGVFDFLFMANKTIPAQTEFLGVRREGLLFVSVVYWVVAFAMSKYSQRLEKRLGVGER; encoded by the coding sequence ATGTCAGACTCTGGTTCCTACATCGATGCGTCTCGCGATCTTGCGTTCATGGGCGCCAACAAGCCAGGCGACGAAGCCTTCGAACCCGGCGACGAGGTCGACATCCACAACCTGCCGCCCGAGCAACCCAGCCTCAGCCCGCAGGAATGGTTGAAAAAGAACCTGTTCTCGTCATGGGGCAACAGTCTCATCACCATCTTGTTCCTGCCCTTGGTGCTGCCCGTTGGTTGGCTGATCAGCTGGGTGCCCTACCTGGGTTCGATCTACCCGGACCGTGGCTTGCTGGGCGTGCTGCTCGACTTCGTGTTCAGCGAAGAGCGGGACTGGAACGCTGTTCGCACCAACCTGCGGCTGCTGTTCACCCAGGCATACCCAGACTCTGACTTCATCAGGGTGTGGATCGTCGTGGGCCTGGCGGTGGTGCTGGCAGGTCTCAGCGCCGGCCTGTGGCAGAACTGGGGCGGGGTTTCGCTCAAGCGCATCTCGATCTGGCTGATGTCGACCGGGTCGATAGTGGTTCTGGGTGTGGTGTCGCGCGAGCCCAGCGTCGTGACCGACGCCGACGGTGGCCGCACCATCGACGAGGCCACAGGCGAGTTCGTCCGCGAGTCGTTCGCCGATGCGATGGCCGACCGGGTGGTCTGGTGGATCATCGGCTTGGTCCTCGTCGGTGCCGGGCTGGGTTTGTGGTACGGCCTGGGCGACAAGAAGCGCAGAAGCACGTTCGTGCCCGTCACCGCCGTCGTCTTCGGCCTGCTCGGAGCAATCGTCGCCAGCACTTGGGTCGTTCGCTATGGCCACTACGCCTTCGCCGACGGCGAGTTCATCGCCGAGCCCGGCCGCACGGTCGCTCGATCGACGAAGCTCCCCTGGACCGTCATGTGGGTCTTGTTGGTCGCCTCGTACTTCGTCGGCAAATACATCAGGCACTCGCCGCTTGTCAGCGCAACAAAGGGCATCGTCAACCTGCTGTGGTTGCTGACGCCCTTCATCGGATTCTGGGTGGTGCTGCGCAGCCCCGTCATCGACTGGGGGCGTGTCGCCAGCGTCGATGCTCCCATGTTCCTGGCCTTTGCGGTTGCGGGCGCAGTCGTGCTGTTCGGGCTCAGCGCAACGGGCATCGGTGAGGTCGGCCGATTGGCGGCCATCGCCTTGTTGGTCGTGGCGTTGGGTACCTGGGCAGTGGGCGGCCTCGGCTGGTTCTCGATGTTGCAGAAGGCCCGCATCAGCTTCTTGGTGTTGGCCTTGTTCGCGCTGGCGGCTTCGGCCTTCTCCGGCGACCAGACCCAGCGACGCAAGTTCGTCGCCGCCTGGGTGTTGGCGATGTTCCTGGTGCACTTCTTCGCGACGGTCATCAACTCGCCCTCGGCCATCAAGACGCCGACGGGCCAGTTCCTCGGTGGGTTCAGCATCACCGTGTTCGTAGCGGTGATGACCGTGATGTTCTCGTTCCCGCTGGGTGTATTGCTGGCACTGGCCAGAACGTCGTCGATGCCCATCTTCAGGGTTTTGGCCACGGCCTACATCGAGACGATCCGGGGTGTTCCCCTCATCACCATCCTGATCTTCTTCTCGATCATGCTGAACCTGTTCTTGCCGGGTGGCATGAGCATCAGCGAATTGGCGGCCGTCACGGTGGGCTACACGATGTTCTCGGCGGCCTATCTGGCCGAGAACGTTCGAGGTGGCCTACAGGCGATCAGACGCGGCCAGTACGAGGCATCTGACGCCTTGGGTCTGACCACCGTGCAGCGCACCGGATTCATCGTGTTGCCCCAGGCGCTTCGGGTGTCGATTCCGCCGCTGGTGGGTCAGGTGATCGCCACTTTCAAGGAGACGTCGCTGCTGTACATCATCGGCGTGTTCGACTTCTTGTTCATGGCCAACAAGACCATTCCGGCCCAGACCGAGTTCCTCGGTGTGCGCCGAGAGGGTCTGCTGTTTGTTTCGGTCGTGTACTGGGTCGTCGCGTTCGCCATGTCCAAGTACAGCCAGCGACTCGAGAAGCGGTTGGGAGTAGGCGAACGATGA
- a CDS encoding ABC transporter permease subunit (The N-terminal region of this protein, as described by TIGR01726, is a three transmembrane segment that identifies a subfamily of ABC transporter permease subunits, which specificities that include histidine, arginine, glutamine, glutamate, L-cystine (sic), the opines (in Agrobacterium) octopine and nopaline, etc.) codes for MTATAGGSLATSQQNKPPFYRDATVVKWLVQLATLVAVLATMWFLVKVAGDNLDRSGVEVDFDFLGVDPGIKLSEGIDTDPSTGGRALWVGMVNTIRMAAAGILLATILGVFVGLARLSSNWILNKLGSIYIETIRNIPLLVQILLIFAALTSLEGVVTDQGPWNGWVHLSNKGLAVPRVFASDGFYQWFVFILIGAAVGEFVRRKQVAKRDATGDDTYPVLSFLGVVAVFGAIGWFAHPVFSWLDGPLDLIGDTIDGVPQVVMQLVLSGGAVAASVLWIRRFLDSRRTPAGLAKLTDDDYFRMIFAGVGSLVVIAVVWVLWPGLSSWMLNSSRDFFHMLADKFVDRSGKPIDAMRPDIVQTGNFPNYGTNGLNFSTGFAAVFFGVVLYTAAFVAEIVRGGILAVPKGQTEAAGALGLKRSTALRRVILPQAFRIVLPPLGNQYLNLTKNTSLAIAVGYSDLVQVGQTIYNQTGKTLSVVAIWMAFYLACSLTISLVVNFFNVRLKIVER; via the coding sequence TTGACAGCAACAGCGGGCGGATCGCTGGCCACTTCCCAGCAGAACAAGCCGCCGTTCTATCGCGACGCCACGGTGGTCAAGTGGCTTGTACAGCTGGCGACCTTGGTGGCAGTCCTGGCCACCATGTGGTTCCTCGTCAAGGTCGCGGGTGACAACCTCGACCGATCCGGTGTCGAGGTCGACTTCGACTTCTTGGGCGTCGACCCCGGTATCAAGCTCTCCGAGGGCATCGACACCGACCCCAGCACGGGTGGCAGGGCGCTTTGGGTCGGAATGGTCAACACCATTCGAATGGCCGCGGCCGGCATTCTCTTGGCGACCATCTTGGGTGTGTTCGTCGGCCTGGCCCGCCTCTCCAGCAACTGGATCCTCAACAAGCTGGGCAGCATCTACATCGAGACCATCCGCAACATCCCCCTGCTGGTCCAGATCCTCTTGATCTTCGCCGCCCTCACCAGCCTCGAAGGCGTTGTGACGGATCAGGGTCCGTGGAATGGATGGGTCCATCTGTCCAACAAGGGCCTCGCCGTGCCTCGCGTGTTCGCCTCCGACGGCTTCTATCAGTGGTTCGTTTTTATCCTCATCGGCGCAGCCGTTGGCGAATTCGTACGCCGCAAGCAGGTGGCAAAACGCGACGCCACCGGCGACGACACCTATCCCGTGTTGTCATTCCTGGGCGTCGTGGCGGTATTCGGCGCCATCGGGTGGTTCGCTCATCCGGTCTTCTCGTGGCTCGATGGTCCCCTCGACTTGATCGGCGACACCATCGATGGGGTTCCCCAGGTGGTCATGCAGCTCGTGTTGTCCGGTGGGGCGGTTGCCGCATCGGTCCTGTGGATCAGGCGCTTCCTCGACAGCCGCCGAACACCGGCGGGCCTGGCCAAGCTGACCGACGACGACTACTTCCGAATGATCTTCGCCGGCGTCGGATCACTTGTGGTCATCGCTGTGGTGTGGGTTCTGTGGCCAGGGCTCAGCAGTTGGATGCTCAACTCGAGCCGCGACTTCTTCCACATGCTCGCCGACAAGTTCGTCGACCGATCGGGCAAGCCCATCGACGCGATGCGCCCCGACATCGTCCAGACCGGCAACTTCCCCAACTACGGCACCAACGGCCTCAACTTCTCGACCGGCTTTGCAGCGGTGTTCTTCGGGGTGGTGTTGTACACGGCGGCCTTCGTAGCCGAGATCGTGCGCGGTGGCATTCTGGCGGTGCCAAAGGGCCAGACCGAGGCCGCCGGGGCGTTGGGCCTCAAGAGATCGACAGCGCTGCGCCGGGTCATCTTGCCCCAGGCATTCCGCATCGTCCTGCCGCCGCTTGGCAACCAGTACCTGAACCTCACCAAGAACACCTCACTGGCGATTGCGGTGGGCTACAGCGACCTGGTGCAGGTAGGCCAGACCATCTACAACCAAACGGGCAAGACCTTGTCGGTCGTGGCCATCTGGATGGCGTTCTATCTGGCCTGTTCGTTGACCATCTCGCTGGTGGTGAACTTCTTCAACGTCCGCCTCAAGATCGTGGAGCGCTGA
- a CDS encoding amino acid ABC transporter substrate-binding protein encodes MRNSKLLKLLAALLAFGLVASACGDSDSDDGAEEGTTDTTAEGGTETTVELNQDGGSLLDAVIARGTLNCGVSGAAVAFSETQPDGSQTGFDADYCRAVAAAVLGDANAVEFSALTAAERFTAVQTGEVDVLMRNTTWTQSRDSDVGMDFGPTTYYDGQQLMARASDGFSNASQISDIDGAVVCTNAGTTTEKNIADAADAAGVGITVSTFEDFDIVTDNFISGACDIITTDGSGLVGRKAVQQPEGEEWVIFPATPISKEPLGPTYGQNDSKWADVINWTVYATIIADENGVTSANVDEMAANPPTAEIGRLLGGEGELQTAMGLPADAFYQVIKQVGNYDEIYERNLVPVGLTRDGSANAGWLDGGLIYAPPAR; translated from the coding sequence ATGCGAAACAGCAAGCTTCTGAAGCTGCTCGCAGCACTGCTGGCCTTTGGTCTCGTGGCCAGTGCTTGTGGCGACAGCGACAGCGATGACGGTGCCGAGGAAGGCACCACCGACACCACCGCCGAGGGCGGCACCGAAACCACAGTCGAACTGAACCAGGACGGCGGCAGCCTTCTCGATGCCGTCATCGCACGCGGCACCCTCAACTGTGGTGTCTCGGGTGCGGCCGTTGCGTTCTCCGAGACCCAGCCCGACGGCAGCCAGACCGGCTTCGACGCCGACTACTGCCGCGCTGTTGCGGCCGCCGTGCTCGGCGACGCCAACGCAGTCGAGTTCTCGGCGCTCACCGCCGCCGAGCGCTTCACGGCCGTTCAGACCGGCGAGGTCGACGTGCTGATGCGCAACACCACCTGGACCCAGAGCCGCGACTCCGACGTAGGCATGGACTTCGGTCCGACCACCTACTACGACGGCCAGCAGTTGATGGCCCGCGCCTCGGACGGGTTCTCGAATGCCTCGCAGATCTCTGACATCGATGGCGCCGTGGTGTGCACCAACGCCGGTACCACCACCGAGAAGAACATCGCGGATGCTGCCGATGCCGCTGGTGTCGGCATCACGGTGAGCACCTTCGAGGACTTCGACATCGTCACCGACAACTTCATCAGCGGTGCGTGCGACATCATCACCACCGATGGTTCGGGCCTGGTCGGCCGCAAGGCCGTGCAGCAGCCCGAGGGCGAAGAGTGGGTGATCTTCCCGGCCACCCCGATCTCCAAGGAGCCGCTGGGTCCGACCTATGGTCAGAACGACTCGAAGTGGGCCGACGTCATCAACTGGACCGTCTACGCCACGATCATCGCCGACGAGAACGGCGTGACCTCGGCCAACGTCGACGAGATGGCAGCCAACCCGCCGACGGCCGAGATCGGCCGCCTGCTTGGCGGCGAGGGCGAGCTGCAGACCGCCATGGGTCTGCCTGCCGACGCCTTCTACCAGGTGATCAAGCAGGTCGGTAACTACGACGAGATCTACGAGCGCAACCTCGTTCCGGTCGGCCTGACCCGCGATGGTTCTGCCAACGCCGGTTGGCTCGATGGCGGTCTCATCTACGCCCCGCCTGCACGCTGA